The DNA window TACGGCATGGGCACCACAGCTGGTTCTTCACTTGCTCTTCAAGCACAAACACAACAACATACATACGAGCCATACCCCACATCTTCGGCCCCTCCTGTCTCTATTCCTGAGCCAGTTCAGGAGCCAGTCCAGCACCGAGCCAGCTCAGGAGCGTGGACACCCCAAGACGACCAGCAGTTGCTCACCGCACGCATGCAAGGCCTCAACTGGGGACAGATCCAAGCCAACTACTTCCCTTCCAAGACACCCAATGCCTGCCGTAAGCGTCATGAGCGATTGCTGGAGCGCAAGGGTGCCGATGACTGGGACAACATCAAGCTTCAACGCTTGGCCAAGGAGTACATGGCCATGAGGAAAGAGATCTGGAGCGGTCTCGCAGCCCGCACAGGCGAGAAGTGGAACGTCGTCGAAGCCAAGGTAATCAATGACTCCCTGACCCTACATGAGTGATTGCTAATATGTGTTCTAGTGCATGTCGAATGGTCTCAAGAACCTGCAAAGCGCCGCCCGCGCCGCAGCCCGTCGTGACCGACTTGAGTCCGGCGTTTTCTCAGGGTATGAcgacgacagcggcgtctcAATGGGCCTGACACCGGTTGACGAACTAGACGCATCGTATAGCAATAGCAGCCCCGAGACGAGTGTTTCCTCCCTCGTGGCCCCGGCCAACACCTCGTTCCAGCAAATGCCGCCTCAACACATGTCAAACGCTGTTCAATACAACCTCGCCCCTACCTATGCTCCCGGCTATGGAGGTCACGGATACTCATCGAGCGTAAGCTCAAATGCCAGCGTGGGACACGCTTATGGGCATCATCACGGTAGTCACAGCCAGGGGAACAGCCCTCAATACATGACGCAGCGACCTCAAAGTTCGGACATGGGCATCGGCAACCTTATTAACAGGCCAGGACGAGGTATCTAACACCTGATCACTCTTTTATTTTCCGACTTGACAACTTGGCGAATCTTTCCTACAACTCCAGCCTCACCAAGGCTTCTTCCCCCCTTCTCGCCGTCCTTTCCTTCTGTCAGTCTTTGTAATTCAGCACAAAACTCTCTCTACTGCATGGCGAGCAGCGTGGGCCACACTGGTGTTTATGGCGCTCTGGGCGATTATAATGACAATAACGCATGGTTTTTTGTTTTGGGCTTGCAATGTCTTTACtgtcttttttgttttaAAATGGTGGCGACGAGAAATAGTCAACGTACATCTCCTTTGTATACTAGAGATATAGATACCATGACATGAGGAAGCATGTGGATTTAGTAGCGCATCTTGTTTTTGCAATGAATTGACACGTTTGATTGTCAAGCGATATTCTCGAAATGTCTTGAAATTTGGTCTTGAGATAATACATTGGTGATATATGAGCTGTGGAAATAGCAATGCAACAGCCAAAATGCTAGATTTACCTCCCAGTACATACGTACAATTGTTGTTACAGTATTCGTTCATTTATCCTACACATCATCGCACTGGTTTCTGGTTTTGTGCATGGCTGTTCGTGTTTACCACGGCCATGCTCATCATCTCGTTgagctcttcctcctcccacTCTCCTTCTTCCTCACCAAACACGCTTCTCCAGACCCTGCTCCACATTCCCTTCTTGTGTAATAGAGCAAGGATCATGACACCGGGAAGATGCCAAACAGAGGCCCAGAAAAGACCTCTTGCGCTTCCTTTGTTGCCCTCGTACCGCCAAAAGCGCACGGACTCTCGAATGAGCCAGGCGTTGATTGGGAAGCTGGTAACGGCGAATGACCACTCTGTTACTCCTGCAGCGCAAAGAGACAAACAGAGCGGGATGAAAACGAAGCTGTATCGCAGAGCGACACGACCGTTGCGAGCGGGATTCGTCCACGCTAGCATGCGAAGACCGGCTTTCTTGTATTCCTCACGGATTGGCCAGCTGAGAGCCATGAAGTGGGGGAACTGCCATGCGAATAGGAGGCCGGCCATTACCCAACCGCCAATAGAGGATCCATCGCTAGCAAATAGCAACTCACGCCATGAGCCGTCCTTGGTTGCTGTTTCACCAGCAGCCGCAGCCCAGCCCATCAGGGGAGGAATACCACCTACCACAGCGCCAATCCAGGTATTGAAGGCCGTGACAGCCTTGAGAGGTGTATACATCCCGGCGTAAATAACAATATTGGCAAAACCTAGTCCGGAAACGGTAGGGTTAACGCCAAAGTATAAAGCGCCCGTTCCAACGAATCCAGATAGAATGGCGAACAAAACTGCGCTTCGCTTGGAGATGAGATTTCGCACCAGAGGTCGGTTTCGAGTTCGAGTCATTTTGGCGTCTGTTGAGGGTTCGTAAAGCATGTTCAAGGCATTGGCGCTAGCTGAGCATAACGTGGTGCCAATCGTGAGAAATAATAATGTTAAAGGACTCAAACTCGGCGTCTCGGTAGTGCTCGGCGAGAGCATTTCAGGTACTGGGTATAAAGCGTATGTCGCCATGGCGGTAAGAACAACAAGCATAGTCAATCGGGGCTTGGCGAGCGACAGGCATGCGGAGAGATGACGGCGTAAAGGACTGGTTTGCGAAGCAGCGTGAGCTGCGAGTAAAGAGGATGCATCGGGAGGAAGCGGCTTTTCGCCTCGAGCAGCGGCTGCTGCGGCTTCGGCTGCTGCTTTTTCGCGACGTTGAGCTTGTCGTTTACGATGAGGAGAAACTTTATGTTCCGTATACGTAGAGGTAGGATGATTCGCCGTAGGGGAGGAAGATAATGTCGAGTCGGATGTGGTGGAAGCAG is part of the Fusarium poae strain DAOMC 252244 chromosome 4, whole genome shotgun sequence genome and encodes:
- the COX10 gene encoding Protoheme IX farnesyltransferase, mitochondrial (TransMembrane:8 (i162-181o201-223i244-266o272-290i297-318o338-359i392-422o442-460i)~BUSCO:36858at5125); protein product: MRPPRCLFPAAEILLKAPPSRRCMSSAAAFQPPRIVATIPWKSSSFFLSNRLFDRSTCLDFVVLRRANGIRSTSASASTTSDSTLSSSPTANHPTSTYTEHKVSPHRKRQAQRREKAAAEAAAAAARGEKPLPPDASSLLAAHAASQTSPLRRHLSACLSLAKPRLTMLVVLTAMATYALYPVPEMLSPSTTETPSLSPLTLLFLTIGTTLCSASANALNMLYEPSTDAKMTRTRNRPLVRNLISKRSAVLFAILSGFVGTGALYFGVNPTVSGLGFANIVIYAGMYTPLKAVTAFNTWIGAVVGGIPPLMGWAAAAGETATKDGSWRELLFASDGSSIGGWVMAGLLFAWQFPHFMALSWPIREEYKKAGLRMLAWTNPARNGRVALRYSFVFIPLCLSLCAAGVTEWSFAVTSFPINAWLIRESVRFWRYEGNKGSARGLFWASVWHLPGVMILALLHKKGMWSRVWRSVFGEEEGEWEEEELNEMMSMAVVNTNSHAQNQKPVR